Proteins from one Mesoplodon densirostris isolate mMesDen1 chromosome 1, mMesDen1 primary haplotype, whole genome shotgun sequence genomic window:
- the GPRIN2 gene encoding G protein-regulated inducer of neurite outgrowth 2, whose amino-acid sequence MRSSRPERGAQEPLSPCPQPLSWSSSSLLGKGRGQRPELHKSASSTVWRAQPGEASTGAQVLEEEGRQAESEEEARASSPRPQPRAVGHWRSSTVGNVSTVGGGDLCCLRDPSTAAVQRSHLDLVCSTLTWGHSSARKASLSCSALGSSPVHRAQLQPSSTSGQGGQAPAGLERDLALEDETSNSAWTLEESQVWVPPPDLGGTMTHRSSLKATGQSATTSCHALPPAALLCGVREVGASSCCHGLPAPGILAFPKLVASVSESGLQAQHGVKFQCRLPVGLPGHSHCCAYPWGPTGLTMEAGARTKDMWTMTSASDLAPILASPLSAQDASVQAAPKAVCKAVATSPPLEAPVALHTFPEVTLGSSLEEVPSPVRDVRWDAEGMTWEVYGAAVDPEVLGLAIQKHLEMQFEQLQRAPASENSLSAEGRRGPLRAVMQSLQCPSCCGCSSAAPE is encoded by the coding sequence ATGAGATCCAGCCGCCCTGAGCGGGGTGCCCAGGAACCcctcagtccctgccctcagccccTGTCCTGGAGCTCCTCCAGCCTGCTGGGCAAAGGCCGGGGTCAGAGGCCGGAGCTCCATAAGAGCGCCAGCAGCACCGTATGGCGGGCCCAGCCGGGCGAGGCCAGCACGGGTGCCCAGGTCCTGGAGGAGGAAGGGCGCCAGGCTGAGAGTGAGGAAGAGGCACGGGCCTCCAGCCCCCGGCCACAGCCCAGGGCCGTGGGTCACTGGCGGAGCAGCACTGTGGGCAACGTGTCTACCGTGGGCGGTGGTGACCTGTGCTGCCTGCGGGACCCCAGCACCGCCGCTGTGCAGAGAAGCCACTTGGACCTGGTCTGCAGCACCCTGacctggggccacagcagtgCCCGAAAGGCCAGCCTCAGCTGCTCGGCCCTGGGCAGCTCGCCTGTCCATAGAGCTCAGCTGCAGCCCAGCAGCACTTCTGGCCAGGGTGGCCAAGCCCCCGCAGGCCTGGAAAGGGACCTGGCTCTGGAGGATGAGACTTCAAACTCAGCCTGGACACTGGAGGAGAGTCAGGTGTGGGTGCCGCCACCTGACCTGGGGGGCACAATGACCCACAGAAGCAGCCTCAAAGCCACTGGGCAGTCGGCCACCACCTCCTGCCATGCTCTGCCCCCAGCGGCCCTACTCTGTGGCGTGAGGGAGGTGGGGGCCAGCAGCTGCTGCCATGGCTTGCCTGCCCCAGGGATCCTGGCCTTTCCTAAACTAGTGGCATCAGTGAGTGAATCTGGGCTGCAGGCTCAGCATGGGGTGAAATTCCAGTGTAGGTTGCCTGTGGGGCTTCCTGGGCATTCCCACTGCTGTGCCTACCCTTGGGGTCCCACCGGGTTAACTATGGAGGCTGGCGCCAGGACCAAGGATATGTGGACCATGACCTCAGCAAGTGACTTGGCCCCCATCTTGGCATCACCTCTGTCAGCCCAGGATGCCAGTGTGCAAGCAGCCCCCAAGGCAGTCTGCAAAGCTGTGGCCACCAGCCCGCCTCTGGAGGCCCCTGTGGCCCTGCACACATTCCCGGAGGTAACTCTGGGGTCCAGCCTGGAGGAGGTGCCATCCCCTGTGCGGGACGTGCGATGGGATGCTGAGGGTATGACATGGGAGGTGTATGGAGCTGCAGTGGACCCTGAGGTACTCGGCCTGGCCATCCAGAAGCACCTGGAGATGCAGTTTGAGCAGCTGCAGCGGGCCCCTGCCAGCGAGAACAGCCTGTCTGCAGAGGGCCGGAGGGGGCCACTTCGAGCTGTTATGCAGTCCCTACAGTGCCCCAGCTGCTGCGGCTGCTCCAGTGCAGCCCCTGAGTAA